The Watersipora subatra chromosome 1, tzWatSuba1.1, whole genome shotgun sequence genome has a window encoding:
- the LOC137408488 gene encoding uncharacterized protein, which yields MNDTQTSTLDPDLAPRKPLQPLYDQNPEWGIDMNYLMPFSVMLMILCVLLLMLCYLRHRMRQRRRLREELQLNLLLGTFHRQGIDAYGSPVIPERLHMMYPPTYDEAAMHHAETIQKSSMQDSGLPPPYTENMSQSQTNDLHQPEMLSPSYESSAHG from the exons ATGAATGATACGCAAACCAGTACATTGGACCCTGACCTAGCTCCTAGGAAACCCTTACAGCCTCTATATGACCAAAACCCAGAATGGGGCATAGATATGAACTACTTGATGCCTTTCTCAGTAATGTTGATGATTCTGTGTGTCCTCCTCCTCATGCTTTGTTATTTGAGACACCGAATGCGGCAGCGTCGGCGCCTGCGAGAGGAGCTTCAGTTGAACCTCCTCCTAGGCACTTTCCACAGACAAGGAATAGATG CCTACGGCTCACCAGTTATACCTGAGAGACTGCACATGATGTACCCACCAACATATGATGAGGCAGCTATGCATCATGcagagactatacagaagagcTCCATG CAAGATTCAGGGCTGCCTCCTCCGTATACAGAGAATAtgagtcaaagtcagacgaatGATTTGCATCAACCTGAAATGTTGTCTCCAAGTTACGAGTCATCAGCACACGGCTAA